Proteins encoded by one window of uncultured Bacteroides sp.:
- a CDS encoding DUF6515 family protein, with protein MKIRFSYIISVLYMAIMIVLPMENTLAQGRGGGGRSGRGGHAMSGVRISGSNVRGPRFGSMRAKVPRGAKQITFHGNIYHWRNGAYYHPRGKKFVIVRPPLGLRIGVLPLDYFMLTLGSIPYYYYYGTFYTPVSSGEYEVVDPPVGAWVRELPNDYEVVTIDDKTYYKVDDTYYRAVVDTKNNIMYEVVGKSVK; from the coding sequence ATGAAAATCAGGTTTAGTTACATCATTTCGGTTCTTTATATGGCTATTATGATTGTACTTCCCATGGAGAACACATTGGCTCAGGGAAGAGGAGGTGGAGGAAGAAGTGGCAGAGGAGGACATGCTATGTCAGGAGTAAGAATTTCCGGTAGTAATGTCAGAGGGCCACGGTTTGGTTCAATGAGGGCCAAAGTTCCACGCGGTGCAAAACAAATTACTTTTCATGGCAATATTTATCATTGGCGTAATGGTGCATATTATCATCCTCGCGGAAAGAAATTTGTGATAGTAAGACCACCTCTTGGATTGAGGATTGGTGTTTTACCTCTCGATTACTTTATGTTGACTTTGGGTTCCATTCCTTATTATTATTATTACGGTACTTTTTATACTCCAGTGAGTAGTGGTGAATATGAGGTGGTTGATCCTCCTGTGGGAGCGTGGGTGAGAGAATTACCTAATGATTATGAGGTAGTTACTATTGATGATAAAACTTATTATAAAGTAGACGACACTTATTACAGAGCTGTTGTTGACACTAAAAATAATATAATGTATGAGGTGGTGGGTAAATCGGTTAAATAA
- a CDS encoding ABC transporter substrate binding protein: MKLYRLFKILFIFMLFFVETATAQIGSYVLIINSYNEGNQWAENIQDKIIKSIDKKKNISICIEYLNDCRFSSMKEVSHRADSLYRDYKFKPKAVVVIGEAGWIVYRSTLPQSWKNIPIVLSSAKRYTVSLDNLILRKEIDSKMLIPYKEAAKGFNVTGVFHPVYIKETMQLMKRLMPQMTKVAFISDKRYTSSYNRFLFKYIRKKYFPELGEISLCQKNIKTNDLLNSLSQMDKNTGLLYHGWYEDRNLAEGAPLNNRTEKMISSFTNSPVFGLTDFETDLGNFTGGYYSTCEDYGTKSGEILNRILEGKKASDIPFQLAAMPKAHLNYVHLIQAGLDKKLFPSNAVYYQKPIGFIEQNIILLVSVISLLLICFSILLSKIWFLKKEKNMNEEMKSFFTNVLDNIPVAVSVRDFGSNKFIYWNKKIEEITQIKSEDAIGKTNKELFSEEVYKRHQEMDNRLMRQGHSVSYEMDMMYSDGKLHSTNMTKTLIKSEGMPAYMLFTGWDVTELKAIQRKLLTSNNQLAMVMDAGDIISWVWDVKNRLVTFDYDYQKKSYFQHEMKSLTKSLDDILLQTHPDDVDHVVMTFLNFLEGKSDRICLDIKIDFYGNGYEWYELQGMVSDRDNDGAILFVTGSGINISKRKQEEQLLLEAKEKAEESNRLKSAFLANMSHEIRTPLNAIVGFSRILAEISGGETESQFASIIESNNDMLLQLINDILDLSKIEAGTLEFVYSDVDINMLFDEIEQSSAMKIDQSDVKIKFENKLPLCVIHTERNRLTQVVSNFISNSIKFTKQGSITFGYTLSDKKLRFYVKDTGCGIPNDKQSTVFDRFIKLNSFAQGTGLGLSICASIVNKLGGEIGVVSEEGTGSTFWFTIPYQPVEHNEKESPNEPARKSTLKHHEDKAVLLVAEDDDSNYKLIEAILGNEYKLIHAWNGEEAVRLYKDHQPDFVLTDIKMPVMDGYELTEKIRTFSKIVPIIAVTAYASEEDRSKINKSGFNGFVAKPINGALLKEKIRTLLKMD; this comes from the coding sequence ATGAAATTATACAGACTTTTTAAGATCTTGTTTATTTTTATGTTATTCTTTGTTGAAACAGCAACCGCACAGATTGGTAGTTATGTGTTGATTATCAACTCATATAATGAAGGTAATCAATGGGCAGAGAATATTCAGGATAAAATAATTAAATCAATTGATAAGAAGAAAAATATATCTATCTGCATTGAATATCTTAACGATTGTAGATTCTCCTCAATGAAAGAGGTATCTCATAGGGCTGATAGTTTATACCGCGATTATAAGTTTAAACCTAAAGCTGTTGTTGTTATAGGAGAGGCCGGATGGATTGTTTATCGTAGTACTCTGCCTCAGTCTTGGAAGAATATTCCAATAGTGCTTTCTTCTGCAAAAAGGTATACTGTATCTCTTGACAATCTTATTTTAAGAAAAGAAATTGATTCAAAAATGCTTATTCCATACAAAGAAGCTGCTAAAGGTTTCAATGTAACAGGTGTCTTTCATCCTGTTTACATAAAGGAAACCATGCAACTAATGAAAAGGCTGATGCCTCAAATGACCAAAGTAGCATTCATTTCAGACAAACGATACACTAGTTCTTATAACAGATTTCTTTTTAAATATATAAGAAAGAAATATTTTCCTGAGTTAGGAGAAATCTCACTGTGTCAGAAAAATATTAAAACAAATGATCTATTGAATTCTTTATCTCAAATGGATAAAAATACCGGCTTACTATATCATGGATGGTATGAAGATCGTAATTTGGCCGAGGGTGCTCCTCTAAATAACAGAACGGAGAAAATGATCAGTAGCTTTACCAATTCCCCGGTTTTTGGTTTGACGGACTTTGAAACTGATTTAGGCAATTTTACAGGAGGTTATTATTCAACTTGTGAAGATTATGGAACGAAATCCGGAGAAATACTAAATCGGATTCTTGAGGGGAAAAAAGCAAGCGACATACCTTTTCAACTAGCAGCTATGCCAAAAGCTCATTTGAATTATGTTCATTTGATTCAAGCTGGTCTTGATAAGAAGCTATTTCCCTCTAATGCTGTCTATTATCAGAAACCGATAGGCTTTATTGAACAGAATATAATTCTGTTAGTGTCCGTTATAAGCCTTTTATTAATATGCTTCTCTATTCTTCTTTCAAAGATCTGGTTTTTGAAGAAAGAAAAAAACATGAATGAAGAAATGAAATCATTCTTCACCAATGTTCTTGATAATATACCAGTAGCTGTATCTGTAAGAGACTTTGGTAGCAACAAGTTCATTTATTGGAATAAGAAAATAGAGGAGATAACCCAGATAAAATCGGAAGATGCGATTGGGAAAACCAATAAAGAGCTATTTTCCGAAGAAGTATACAAAAGACATCAGGAAATGGATAATAGGCTGATGAGACAGGGACACTCTGTAAGTTATGAAATGGATATGATGTATTCAGATGGTAAGTTACACTCCACTAATATGACTAAGACTCTTATAAAGAGCGAAGGCATGCCTGCTTATATGCTGTTTACCGGTTGGGATGTAACCGAATTAAAAGCCATTCAAAGGAAGCTGCTGACGAGTAATAACCAGCTGGCCATGGTTATGGATGCGGGAGACATTATTTCTTGGGTATGGGATGTTAAGAATCGTTTGGTTACTTTTGATTATGATTATCAGAAAAAAAGCTATTTTCAGCACGAAATGAAGAGCCTGACAAAATCTTTGGATGATATTCTTTTACAGACTCATCCTGATGATGTGGATCATGTTGTTATGACTTTCCTCAATTTCCTTGAAGGTAAATCTGATAGAATCTGTCTTGATATCAAGATAGATTTCTACGGTAATGGCTACGAATGGTATGAATTGCAGGGTATGGTTAGTGATCGTGATAATGATGGTGCAATCCTTTTTGTTACAGGATCGGGTATCAATATATCTAAGAGAAAGCAAGAAGAACAATTATTGCTCGAGGCTAAAGAGAAAGCGGAAGAATCCAACCGTTTAAAATCAGCATTCCTTGCAAACATGAGCCACGAAATACGCACACCTTTGAATGCAATAGTTGGATTCTCTAGAATTCTGGCAGAAATAAGTGGTGGCGAAACTGAAAGTCAGTTTGCAAGTATTATTGAAAGTAATAATGATATGCTTTTGCAACTTATTAACGATATTCTCGATCTCTCTAAAATAGAAGCTGGAACGTTGGAATTTGTATATTCGGATGTCGATATCAATATGTTGTTTGACGAAATAGAACAATCCTCGGCTATGAAGATTGATCAGAGTGATGTTAAAATAAAATTTGAGAATAAGTTGCCACTGTGTGTTATTCATACAGAAAGAAATCGCCTTACACAGGTCGTTTCTAATTTTATATCGAATTCTATTAAATTCACCAAACAAGGCAGTATCACGTTTGGTTATACTTTATCAGATAAAAAGCTCCGCTTTTATGTAAAAGATACAGGATGTGGTATTCCCAATGATAAACAAAGTACTGTTTTTGATCGATTTATTAAGCTGAACTCATTTGCTCAGGGAACAGGATTGGGGTTATCTATCTGTGCTTCTATTGTGAATAAATTAGGTGGTGAGATTGGTGTAGTATCTGAAGAAGGGACAGGTTCTACTTTCTGGTTTACTATTCCCTATCAGCCGGTTGAACACAATGAGAAAGAAAGTCCAAATGAACCCGCAAGAAAGTCGACTCTGAAACATCATGAAGATAAGGCCGTTCTGCTTGTAGCTGAAGACGACGATAGTAATTATAAACTCATTGAAGCTATTCTTGGTAACGAGTACAAGCTGATACATGCTTGGAATGGCGAAGAAGCCGTTCGGTTATATAAAGATCATCAGCCCGATTTTGTTTTGACAGATATTAAAATGCCGGTAATGGATGGATATGAATTAACTGAGAAAATCAGAACCTTTTCAAAAATTGTCCCTATAATAGCTGTAACAGCCTATGCATCTGAAGAAGACAGAAGCAAGATAAATAAAAGTGGCTTTAATGGTTTCGTGGCCAAACCTATAAACGGTGCTTTGTTGAAAGAAAAAATAAGGACTTTACTTAAGATGGATTAA
- a CDS encoding S41 family peptidase has translation MKKIYVIFIVSMIMTINAFGQDSPLWLRYTAISPDGKTILFTYKGDIYSVPATGGNATPLTISESYEYCPVWSKDGKSIAFASDRYGNFDVFVMPASGGEAKRLTFYSGNETPTSFTADNKHVLFSAYRQDLVTNAEFPVSVISELYSVPVEGGRVSQVFTTPALNATVNSTGDKLIYDDVKGYENLWRKHHTSSIAHDIWTYDFGTKKYTKLTSFNGEDRNPVFDSNNNDFYYLSEQSGSFNVYKSSLNNPASSQVLTHFTKNPVRFLTSSSNNTLCFSYNGEVYTLLPGSEPKKVNINIANDGRSSLDKIIPVNGGFTEAKLSPNGKEFAYIYHGEIFVTSVEGGITKRITNTPWQERSVSFSPDGKSLVYAAEKDNNWNIYTTKIVRKEEPYFYASTVLKEEPVIATQAEEFQPAFSPDGKEVAYLENRVTLKVINLKSKVTRTIMAADKNYSYADGDQYYIWSPDSKWFLVKFGAPESVMSSEVGLVSADGKGEIKNLTLSGYDDFGPKWVLDGKAMIWGSTRNGTRQQGGSMVSDDVYAMFFSKDAFDRFNLSKEDFALLKEQEKNKEQDKSKDKKSTSLKKGKKDAKDKAEKDSVKKDIAIDWENLTDRKKKLTTYTGATSDWVLSKDGEKLFYLTEVDNDNDLWVTELRKKETKLLAKLGASNPNMELSADGKFLFIEAGGKAMKVDCESGKSEPLSVNSEMVLDRAAEREYIFDHAWRQLKEKFYVENLHGVDWEFYHSEYKKFLPYINNNYDFAELLSEMLGELNASHTGGGYRYNQPMSDQTASLGLFYDYNYTGKGLRVAEVIENGPLDKAASKVKPGTVIEKIDGQEPDSVDFYQLLNRKNGKLTLLSVYNPTTNKRWEETVKPISINEESELLYKRWVKNRRQEVEELSGGKIGYIHVRAMDDASMRTVYEEALGRYIGKDALIIDTRFNGGGNIHEQLSDFLNGKRYMDIIPHGQYVGSEPGEKWTKPSIVLVGEGNYSDAHLFPVAYKLKGVGKTLGMPVPGTGTYVWWETQIDPTLYFGIPMGGWRTPDGKFCENNQLEPDIKVLNNPDILSSGRDEQIEAAVKELMKK, from the coding sequence ATGAAAAAAATCTATGTTATTTTTATTGTCTCAATGATAATGACAATAAATGCTTTTGGACAAGACAGTCCACTCTGGCTGCGATATACAGCTATATCGCCCGACGGTAAGACTATTCTTTTCACTTACAAAGGAGACATTTATTCGGTTCCTGCAACCGGTGGAAATGCTACTCCATTGACAATAAGTGAATCTTACGAGTATTGCCCTGTATGGAGCAAAGATGGAAAGAGCATTGCATTTGCTTCCGATCGCTATGGTAACTTCGATGTCTTTGTAATGCCTGCTTCCGGTGGTGAAGCCAAGCGTCTTACTTTTTATTCTGGTAATGAAACTCCAACCAGCTTTACTGCCGACAATAAGCATGTACTGTTCTCTGCCTACAGACAGGATTTGGTAACAAACGCAGAATTTCCTGTTTCGGTTATAAGTGAACTCTACAGTGTACCTGTGGAAGGTGGAAGGGTATCGCAAGTATTTACCACTCCTGCACTTAACGCTACAGTAAATAGTACGGGTGATAAATTAATCTATGACGATGTTAAGGGTTATGAGAATTTATGGAGAAAACATCATACTTCTTCTATTGCCCATGATATCTGGACGTATGATTTTGGTACAAAGAAGTATACCAAGCTGACTAGTTTCAATGGTGAAGATCGCAATCCGGTTTTCGATTCAAATAATAATGATTTCTATTATCTGAGCGAGCAGAGCGGTTCTTTCAATGTATACAAAAGTTCTTTGAACAATCCGGCAAGTAGTCAGGTGCTGACTCATTTTACCAAGAATCCGGTACGTTTCCTTACTTCATCATCCAATAATACTCTTTGCTTTAGCTATAATGGCGAGGTGTATACTTTGCTACCTGGTAGTGAGCCAAAGAAAGTTAATATCAATATTGCCAATGACGGACGTTCATCACTGGACAAGATTATTCCTGTGAACGGTGGCTTTACTGAAGCCAAACTATCTCCTAATGGAAAAGAGTTTGCTTATATTTACCACGGCGAGATTTTCGTTACTAGCGTAGAAGGTGGCATCACCAAACGTATAACCAACACTCCCTGGCAGGAAAGAAGTGTAAGCTTCAGCCCCGATGGAAAATCATTAGTATATGCTGCTGAAAAAGATAATAACTGGAACATTTACACAACAAAGATCGTAAGAAAGGAAGAACCATATTTCTATGCTTCAACCGTTTTGAAGGAAGAACCTGTTATTGCTACTCAGGCAGAAGAGTTTCAACCAGCTTTCTCTCCCGACGGAAAAGAGGTAGCTTATCTGGAAAACCGTGTTACACTCAAGGTTATCAACCTGAAATCTAAAGTTACACGTACCATTATGGCTGCCGACAAGAATTACTCGTATGCCGATGGCGATCAGTACTATATATGGTCACCAGACAGTAAGTGGTTCCTTGTTAAGTTTGGTGCTCCTGAAAGTGTTATGAGTTCCGAAGTTGGTTTGGTATCAGCTGATGGAAAAGGTGAGATTAAGAACCTCACTCTGAGCGGATATGATGATTTCGGGCCTAAATGGGTGCTAGATGGTAAAGCTATGATCTGGGGATCTACAAGAAATGGAACCCGCCAACAAGGGGGATCAATGGTTAGCGATGATGTGTATGCTATGTTCTTCTCGAAAGATGCGTTCGACCGCTTTAACCTCTCCAAAGAAGACTTTGCTCTGCTAAAGGAACAAGAAAAGAATAAGGAACAAGATAAGAGCAAAGACAAAAAGAGTACTTCTCTCAAGAAAGGTAAAAAAGATGCCAAAGATAAGGCTGAAAAAGACTCGGTAAAGAAAGATATTGCTATCGACTGGGAAAACCTGACCGATCGTAAAAAGAAGCTTACTACTTACACCGGAGCTACTAGCGACTGGGTTTTATCTAAAGACGGAGAAAAATTATTCTATCTAACCGAGGTGGACAATGACAACGATCTTTGGGTGACTGAGCTACGTAAGAAAGAGACTAAGTTATTAGCCAAACTAGGTGCAAGCAATCCTAATATGGAACTCTCTGCCGATGGAAAATTTCTCTTCATAGAGGCTGGTGGAAAGGCGATGAAGGTTGACTGCGAATCGGGTAAATCTGAGCCCCTTAGTGTAAACAGCGAGATGGTGCTCGACAGAGCTGCTGAAAGAGAGTATATTTTTGACCATGCATGGCGTCAACTGAAAGAGAAATTCTATGTAGAGAATCTGCATGGCGTTGACTGGGAATTCTACCACAGTGAATACAAGAAATTTCTGCCATATATAAACAACAATTACGACTTCGCAGAATTGCTAAGTGAGATGCTTGGCGAGTTAAACGCTTCGCATACCGGAGGCGGATACCGCTACAATCAACCAATGTCTGACCAGACTGCTTCTCTGGGTCTGTTCTACGACTACAATTATACAGGAAAGGGACTTCGTGTGGCCGAAGTGATTGAAAACGGACCACTTGATAAAGCTGCATCTAAAGTAAAACCTGGTACTGTTATTGAGAAGATAGACGGACAAGAACCTGATTCTGTTGACTTCTATCAGTTGCTAAATAGAAAAAACGGTAAGCTAACTTTACTTTCTGTTTACAATCCTACTACAAACAAGAGATGGGAAGAAACTGTGAAACCAATCTCTATTAATGAAGAAAGTGAATTGCTTTACAAACGTTGGGTAAAAAACCGTCGTCAGGAGGTTGAAGAACTCTCCGGCGGTAAGATTGGTTACATCCACGTTCGTGCAATGGACGATGCAAGCATGAGAACTGTTTACGAAGAAGCTTTAGGACGCTACATTGGCAAAGATGCTTTGATCATTGACACCCGCTTTAATGGTGGTGGAAATATCCACGAACAACTGTCTGACTTCCTGAATGGAAAGAGATACATGGACATTATTCCTCACGGACAATATGTAGGTTCTGAACCGGGTGAGAAATGGACAAAACCATCTATTGTTCTTGTGGGTGAAGGTAACTATTCTGATGCTCACTTATTCCCGGTTGCTTACAAACTGAAAGGCGTTGGCAAGACTTTGGGTATGCCTGTACCTGGAACCGGAACGTATGTATGGTGGGAAACTCAAATTGATCCTACTCTGTATTTCGGGATTCCAATGGGCGGTTGGCGTACTCCTGACGGAAAGTTCTGTGAGAATAACCAACTTGAGCCAGACATCAAAGTACTTAATAACCCAGACATTCTTTCCTCCGGAAGAGATGAACAGATTGAAGCTGCTGTAAAGGAATTGATGAAGAAATAA